In the Onychostoma macrolepis isolate SWU-2019 chromosome 08, ASM1243209v1, whole genome shotgun sequence genome, tgaaggatcatgtgaccctgaagactggagtaatgatgctgaaaattcagctttgatcacaggaataaattacaatttacaatatattaaaatagacaacagttctttttaacttgtaattatattttgcaatattactattttttttccccaaaaacaCTGTAATGTTTCCAAAATCTTGACAGTTACTGTATAATTGTTACTATATTGCTTAAATACCATTAATTGGATGGATTTGTGGTCCAAGATGCTGGGATAGGCTTCAGCCCCCAAGATCTTAGAGAGGATTTGGTTTGGAGAGTGAATAGATGGATGCATGAACTTCCAAAATACTTTGACttgctttgattttgtttctatTCCGACTGCTGTTCAGCTTAAAAATACCTTTCCATTATcgttgtttgtcattttgcatCATTATACCTGTGCTAAACCTATTAAAATTAAGAAACTAAtgaaaggttgttttttttgttttttttacaggatcCTATGTACCCAGCCTCAACCATTCATCAGAAGGACTGTGAAAGCAGGAACTCTTTGAACCACCAGTGGCAGTTTCCACGGGATGAAAAAGGGCATAGTAGTGGATGATGAGGTACTGACATTAACCTGCCAAAAAAGGTTCCTCTGTGACATTTCCGCGAAACCCCCTTTTTGGTTCTTTCTGTCacctttttttaagagtgtagatgaGTGTGCAGAGGTGGGACCAAGTCATTGTTTTGCAAGTCACAAGTAAGTCTCGAGTCTTTGCattcaagtctcgagtcaagtCCCGAGTCAAGACAGACAAGtcccaagtcaagtctcgagtcaaaatAGGCAAGTCCAAGTCGAGTTGCAAGTCCTCAACTTTTAACTTCAAGTCTTAAACAAGTCATTAGTGCTCTTTGCCCAAATTAGTGTCTCAGTATTAATTCCCATATCaaatttatagtaatttatatcAGGAAGTCGGGTAGAATATGTTTTTACATAGTTTAATTTCATGTGAGATGGGTGCCCTTAGTAAAACTACTCAAGTTCAATTTAGGGATTGTGCCAAAATAGGACAAGcagtggaaaaaataaaaaataaataaactattttattagtaaCAGAATATCAAAGACAACATAATTTCATAGAAATTACATGAAATACttcaaaagtaattaaaatgaaaataaatactttttttagaaatactttgcatgtgtgcataAGAAGAATATATGCTAGGTTTTTGTTATATCTAAGCCAATGAGCCATTATTTGGAACCTCAATGAAACATGTGAGCAGAAACTCAGAAAGAACCGCTTTGAAAGAACTAGAAGAAATAACTGCTACCATACTTTATGTGAGAGGAAACCTGCAATATGGATGCAGACAAACTCATGAAGACAGTCATTCAAAAATGCTGTGCTACCATTCTTTATAACTAAGAGTAACAAAGACAAAATGTTGTATGTTAAATGTTAAGTATATAATATGCATAGTTGATCGCTAAATTTAGGGGCTATATGTACTATAGGCTACAGACTGATTTACAACACGTGAATTCAATTAATTAtcctgaaagaaataaaagtgaaatgagtGCCTGGTGAAGGGGGAAACAAAattagtatattttatagttatatctAGACTACaattcacaaatcattttgtgaaagaacacttcttcaaattatattttaaaatgatcattaggccaattgcaaaaaaaaaaaagggtctcAGAGAGGTGTTtaccaataaaaatgaaaattaaagcaCATCGAGTTGGTAGAGCTGCGAGGGGTCGTGGCGGGATGTGGATCCGTCACTCATGGTCCACCTCGGCGTCGGACAAACAAAAGAAGTGAGGAATATGTTTAGCATTTCACAGCAGCGGTCACGATGATGATGAGGCGAGCACCAGTGATCTCCTTTCTCCTCCCTGCCGCTCAAACGGGCAGGGCAGCGCTTTTCACGAGCGGAGATagaaactactttttttttcgtATCTCGGTTCTTTTGTTGTAAGTTATGCTATTACTCCATTAATTTATActagcatatactgtatatcaagcGCTCCCTGAACGCAGTCTCTGGCTTACTGCCAGTCAAGCGCAAGCACGCCGCACCCGTCTCGAGTGATAACGACGCTGATCTGATCAAGTCTTTCCGAGTCACAGGGctcaagtcaagtctcgagtcattgCTGTCAAAGTCTAAGTCGAGTCTCAAGTCTTCTTTAATTATGTCGAGTCGAGTCGCAAGTCATCAAATTTGGGACTCGAGTCCGAGTCACGTCttgagtcatgtgactcgagtccACACCCCTGTGAGTGTGCAACTGACCAATAACAACTGAGTATTCCAGCaagttgtttattaatattgtgtatatattcttctcatttttaggtcctgagaCCATATGGGGTGAAGATCAAGACAACCAAACCAAAGGTGGACTGTAACCTACTGGACTATATGATAGACTTCATACTGACCACTACTGCCATGTATGCAGCatgaaaagtttttgaaaaaggTGGCATTTCCTTCACCAAGTAAAAGTGTGGAGGATTCATCTGGCCTTCATCGGGCCCCCATGAGGTGACTCGATGTAGAATAAATCAACTTGCTTTAGGCTTGAAATGACTGAAATCTTCTCATGTGAGTTGATATCatttaaacattctttaaaGTACTTCTCATTTCttgtgaatgtattttgtaGTATGTGTAAAACTTTTCCACTGAAAGAACCTTTTTTACCTTTATTGATATTGTAATCAAGGTTGTTAATGCTATGGACTGCACACATCTGCCTGTGTTGGGCTTGTGTTCACAGGTTGTATAAAACTAGGCCTGGCTGCAACAACTAATCgataatgaaaataatcatCAACGAATTTGAATAGtgcatcaaaacaaacagaccgctcataattctgactaaaatacacattttgttcaaatatttttttgttagaaaTTAAGTGTAGGTTTAAAACCCTACATGTAACACAAGTAATCATATTTATGAGAGCAGTAACAGTAAAGGCACTATGGTTGGAACTgtccattaatataatataatataattgctCTGTTCAGACGAATGATTGTGTTTATTCTTCGTACCTCTTACAagttaacattgtgtttttttgtttaaattgttttaaattctgtttcaaaataacaaacaatctgttgtttttaggtttagaatgtaatgtttgtattttaagaCTTTAATGCTTATAATGAACAGCAGAGCCTACATAAGGCATCTTTACACAGCAAAGGCGGCACAGAAACCAAATCTGAAGCGGCATAAAACCACGAAAATGTGCTTTTACACAGACCGTTTAATGCTGTTCTGAAGcggcataaatgcatttacacaggaATTAAAATTGCGGGAAACATAtaccttttaaaataactacaattttaaaattagttttaacaaaaacaaatactataaaattgcataacaaatataaaaaagaacaaatattataaagcacgaaataaataaaaacatgacattttaaaatgtaactacattaaatttaaatttcctGCACGTGCTACAGTGTATCGTGCGCTGGACAGTTTGTCACAATGTTAGCTTCTGTGGTATTGAcagtcattttctttttcttaacaAAATTGTTCCAACtggaaaaaacacttaaaagaaATTATGAATTACTGCATCGGGAACATCGCCGCACGATTAAAAGAGGCCGAAATCTGTTTCAAAGAGCCAGAAAGTCACTCAGGCGCAGACACAACAAACGAAAATTGATTCTAGCGTTAGCTTTCAGGAGACAGCAGATGTCTCCAGACCGTCGTGTGTGGGTGAAATGTCGTCCGCAAGGAGATGTTTTTTGGAATGTAACGGTACACAATTACAGTGATACTGATTGGgttaagcattttagaatgagtCGAGAGACTTTTATGTCCTTGGCTAATGAACTCAAACCAGCTCTACAAAAGCAGGTTACAAACTGGCGAAAGCCAATTGATTACAGACGACGACTTGCCGCTGTGATTTGGTGGTTTGCTACACCCTGTGAGTACAGGACTGTGGCTGAATTGTTCGGCATCGGCGAGGCGACATTGTGTAAACTCATTCGTGAAGTTTGCCGTGGAATTCAGCGATTAATGCTCAGAAAATACATTCGTCTTCCATACGGCCCTGAACTTGAACACGCATTATCTGGTTTTGCCAGTCGAGGGATGCCTTTTTGCGTGGGTGCTATTGACGGTACACACATCCCAATCATATCACCGAGAGAAAACCCCGCAGACTATCATAATCGCAAAGGCTGGCATTCAATAATCCTACAAGGCGTAGTAGATCACAAAATGTGGCAAGTATCTATACAGACAgttttatttccttttgttaattaattatttaggCAACTAATCACAATTTGCTGCGTTTAGTTTCACAGATGTTTACGTTGGGTGGCCTGGAAGGACACATGATGCTAGGGTACTGGCAAATTCTGATATTTATTGTCTTGCTGAGCATCGACAGGGTGGTTATCTTTATGCAAGAGAGGTGAGAGAAGTGCTTGTAAAATAGTCTGTGACCATTTTGGAACTATAGGCTAGAATGGAGCACACATTATCTGTCTTAATTATTTGCTAgaatgatttatatttaatattcatgtttCAAAGCCCATAAATGTTCTTTCCTGTAATTCATCTACTGGTATACTGTAATAGTCAAACAACATCTTTGAACATTGAACCATCCATTAAAtactatattattttttatttatttgtttgctttagCACTTAGGGCACATTAATGGCTTGGAGATTCCTCTATATGTAATCGGTGACCCGGCCTATCCCTTGAAAAAATGGCTGATCAAAGCATTCCCTAACAGTGTTACACTCAGCCAAGAAAAGCGACACTTCAACCATCGGTTGAGCTCGGCAAGGATAGTTGTGGAGAATGCATTTGGACGCCTTAAAGGAAGGTGGAGATGCTTACTGAAGAGAAATGACATTAACATTGACACTGTGTCAGATGTAGTGCTGGCCTGCTGCGTTCTGCATAATTTCTGTGAATTCCACCGTGAGCAATACCTGGACAACTGGGCATGTCCCCAAGAATGCGTGGAAAGACCTGTTGTTGACAACAGGGATGACAGTGCATCTGCTGTTTCCATTCGTGATGCCTTGCTGACCATTGTTTGCAGGAACTAGTTGCTGTATTAATGTAAACTGTAAAACTTTAAGTTTGCAACAAAATTGTAAACGTGGCATTAATGAATTCAgcgaaaatgtttttaatgtaattgttacatttgttttgttctgttactttttttaatataaaacagatTAATACAGACAACTACAATAGAACAGAAGTCTGAACAATTGAACAAATAGGCTACTACAAGTATGGGGTTTTAGTCacagaacaataaataatacagaaaaataattacaacattctataaatacataaataattttaaaactattaaataaataatataattaataataaataaattcattcaaaCATTCATTTGTTGATGAACAGTActcattttttttcatgctttaACATTTCAGGCTTCAGAACTTAGTTATACTGgattaaaaaattgaaatgagAATATGCATAAATCAAGTCAAATGCCTGCATTACAAGCCTAGTCACCATCAAGGTTTTATAAGTAGGTCATCACCCTTTCATAAGGCTCCTCCTCATCACTATAACTGTGTGGCACCGTGGATGGTGCAGCATCTCGTGAGGCAACATGAACTGATGATGCTCCAGACCTCCATTGGTGAGTAAAGGGCTGACGAACAGTTGACTGGGCACCATGTGGAGGAAATATACTTGCTAAGATATTGCCAAACTGACTAACAGCATCCTGTTGCATTGCCCGCATCTCCCTGGTCATTTCCAACACTGTTTGTCTGTGCTGAAGTTCTGCCTCCTTCTCCCACTCCCTCTGCATTTGCAGTAGTTGCTCCTCTCTGGCAAAGAACTTTTCCTCGGACTCGTTGAGGTGATTTAGGAATGCAGCACTCATTGCCTGAGCATGGTCTGCCttagacatttttctttttttcgcAGGGAGATGGCTTGTCATTTCTGGTGTACCTGTAGATGAGAAGAAACAAATTAGGACGTTAGGATTTGACTAAACAtcacatacataataaattatcttttttaatttgaaacacCTTCAGAATCAGGGctgtttatataattaataatgggGTTCATCAAAAGAAAGCACATGGAAATTTACTCAGCATTCATACATTAATGTATTGAGCTAATGTAATTCAGTGGAAGCAACTGAGAATTTCTAATTTTCCCcgatttgtgtttatttgtccagttgtaaataaataggctacaattatatatgaatacacattAGAATAATTTACTTTAGGCCTGCATCGCGCAGATATAGGCTACATGTGAATATGAACTTCTTGGAGTGACAGTGAAAGAAAATAGTAGCCTATAATTGTAGTCATTTTAAAACTAACCATTTATGATATATTGCAATGTTCATCTGTAATAAGAGACTAAAATCGGAAAACTTACTCCTTGTTGGCGGACTTATGTCGTCTTCATCTCCATCTTCGGTGGCGCTGTCAGTTGGAGATTGCGCTCTttcctctgtctgtgtcaagcaTCCAACAGCATTTACCGGCAAAGCACAGGGACGATGTCCCCAGATATTATCACACAGATCATAATAAGCGGATGACTTGGCAGTCATGCCACTCGTGTTGTTGTGGTCTTTTGTTTTTAGGTAAACACTTTTAAGACTTTTGAGCTTAGCCGTAACCTGCTTCTTATCTCTCTGCACACCGCAAAGTCGAAGCCTCTCAGCAATAGTACAGTATACATTGCTGTCTCTTACAGTTCCGTCAATTTGCCGGGTAATTTCCTCCTCTGCTCTTATTAAAAGAAGCTCCCTTACTTCTTTGTCGGACCAGTTGTTTCCCCTATTagtagacattttttttttaaattaatgttagcTAAAACAAATGGAGCTAGCGGTGTTTTTGGCTCGAACAGACAGGCGTCCTTTGGGTTGTCATGACAACGACGCTGTTTAGAGGGGCACTGTTTCGCGTTTCATTTTCACTGAATCAAAACAGCATTGCGTCGTCTTTGATACTAGGGACTGAGGTGGGTCAGACCCGGCGTATTTTAGGTCTGCTTTTATGCGGCATTGCGTCTTTACACTGAATTCTGAGCAGACACAGACCCGCTTTAGAGCAGCCTTAAATCGGCTGTGTAAAGATGCCTATAGAGACAttctttatatttgttttcataggCAGGATGTGAAatgacattctttaaaataatggattaaacttattttaattaaaaaattatgtatatattttatttatttgtaatccAATTactagtattaataaaaaaaatacacaaataaattgGTTATCCAAAA is a window encoding:
- the LOC131546236 gene encoding uncharacterized protein LOC131546236 encodes the protein MTAKSSAYYDLCDNIWGHRPCALPVNAVGCLTQTEERAQSPTDSATEDGDEDDISPPTRSTPEMTSHLPAKKRKMSKADHAQAMSAAFLNHLNESEEKFFAREEQLLQMQREWEKEAELQHRQTVLEMTREMRAMQQDAVSQFGNILASIFPPHGAQSTVRQPFTHQWRSGASSVHVASRDAAPSTVPHSYSDEEEPYERVMTYL